A region of Chitinophagales bacterium DNA encodes the following proteins:
- a CDS encoding arginase family protein → MLSQYLEMPDLAYISDEKNYHQYEIGYHVKFLEDDIYDFTDYDIAILGVKEARAAGFKNLSCDMAPDEIRKDFYRLNITNPMPKLLDLGNILDAEEVNDTYDKLEAVLSYIYKNNIPVIIIGGSQDLTISQFTSLSSIIEEASVAIVDERIDLLKSQETITSDGFIQHLLASSHPQLFHLTMFGYQSYFTNYNVLDVIDSMSYESIRLGQLRYAIPQWGHIFQMADMVSIDISAVKQSDAPGRSMQSPNGFQSDELCQITRLCGMSTKVKSIAIYEVNPQFDIRHLTTQMVAHSLWYFLEGFTYRTDESPEIADQFDNFNVFMIEHSEFESKPFHFWQSKLSGNWWVELPLGESAQDRFFPCSKADYESSAHGEMSKWVFNLVAKKMS, encoded by the coding sequence ATGCTTTCGCAATATTTGGAAATGCCTGACTTGGCTTATATCAGTGATGAGAAAAACTATCATCAGTATGAGATTGGCTATCATGTAAAGTTTTTAGAAGACGATATCTATGACTTTACTGACTATGACATAGCTATACTAGGTGTAAAAGAAGCTAGAGCTGCTGGATTTAAGAATCTTAGTTGCGACATGGCTCCAGATGAGATCCGTAAAGATTTTTATAGATTAAATATTACGAATCCTATGCCTAAATTGCTAGATTTAGGAAATATATTGGACGCAGAAGAAGTCAATGATACTTATGACAAGTTGGAGGCCGTTTTAAGTTATATTTATAAGAACAATATACCAGTTATTATCATCGGAGGTAGTCAAGATTTGACGATATCTCAATTTACGAGTTTGAGCAGCATCATTGAAGAAGCCTCTGTGGCTATAGTAGATGAACGAATAGACTTGCTAAAATCGCAAGAAACGATAACTTCTGATGGTTTTATACAGCATTTGTTGGCTAGTAGTCATCCTCAGTTGTTTCATTTGACTATGTTTGGCTATCAGTCATATTTTACGAATTATAATGTACTAGATGTCATCGATTCTATGTCGTATGAGTCTATACGACTAGGCCAACTGAGATACGCCATACCACAATGGGGTCATATATTTCAAATGGCAGATATGGTAAGTATAGATATCTCAGCAGTAAAACAAAGTGATGCACCTGGTAGGAGCATGCAGTCACCGAATGGTTTTCAATCAGATGAGCTATGTCAAATCACAAGGTTATGTGGTATGAGTACCAAAGTGAAATCTATCGCTATTTATGAAGTCAATCCTCAATTTGATATTAGACATTTGACAACCCAAATGGTTGCTCATAGTCTTTGGTATTTTCTAGAAGGATTTACTTATCGTACGGATGAATCACCTGAAATAGCTGACCAGTTTGACAATTTTAACGTATTTATGATTGAGCATTCCGAATTTGAGTCTAAACCGTTTCACTTCTGGCAGAGTAAATTGTCCGGAAACTGGTGGGTAGAATTGCCCCTCGGAGAAAGTGCCCAGGATCGTTTTTTCCCATGCAGCAAAGCAGACTACGAGTCTAGTGCTCATGGAGAAATGTCCAAATGGGTATTCAACCTAGTAGCAAAGAAAATGTCATAA
- the ccsA gene encoding cytochrome c biogenesis protein CcsA, producing MREFSNNFYLNENLFFGHLGELLIILAFVSALFTFLLGMKYYLSKERFETDLRQVRIFFWIHLISVLGIFFLLIFLFKGQYFEYHYVWRHSSKDLPWYYILSAMWEGQEGSFILWLLWQAILGYFLMRKTTEIKVGALAILMFIQVLLLTMILGVDVFGKLIGMNPFILLRDEMNIPILSNPNYLSLIKDGNGLNILLQNYWMVIHPPVLFLGFASASIPFSFALASLLKKDYIGWTKEVNSWTLFSVAALGAGILMGGRWAYEALSFGGFWAWDPVENASLVPWLFLVAGLHTLLIYKATGHSLKASYILLVLGFGFVLYSTFLTRSGILGDSSVHSFTDLGMTGQLLVFLALLLIPVFLLLAFNWSRIPDIKEEEHTKSREFWMFLGVLFIVVSAIQVSFTTSIPVWNKLFDFKEKLAPPVNANEHYNSIQIWFTTIVCALMAFSLWLQYKVTKGLKKIKVLGIVFLGCFVITGVHLYLCDILPFQEYVLEVKSYKLTVKFISTYLLLFLSSLTMIAWSIYYIVSQLRNSNKLYWGGSIAHIGFGLLVIGALISQYQKQAISLNKAGFDLGKEFSMEEQSSNTLLMKNKREAMGKYWVTYIEKSNVFKGEKYKVLFQSQKDLSDSFVIYPEAKIIKEGENNRLNPEPGIKNFWNKDIFSHVSSVPDDTETKDKASIKKVKIKDTFYTGNRFVVLDKVTSSESNSKEHIEAKASLRICELNGAEEPMEVFYKLSLKSRSMENPIAISKDGQLKINIATIVPELQEFHFAVQDSAATNDWIILKVLEFPYIQILWLGCILMVIGTLMSMMYRRKFKK from the coding sequence GTGAGAGAATTTTCAAATAATTTTTATTTAAACGAGAACTTGTTTTTCGGACATCTAGGAGAGTTGCTGATTATACTAGCATTTGTATCCGCATTGTTTACTTTTTTGCTAGGTATGAAGTATTATTTAAGCAAGGAAAGGTTTGAGACAGACTTGAGACAAGTTCGCATATTTTTTTGGATTCACTTAATTTCTGTCTTAGGGATTTTCTTCCTTTTAATCTTTTTATTCAAAGGACAATATTTTGAATATCATTATGTATGGAGACATTCTTCGAAAGATTTGCCGTGGTATTATATCCTCTCCGCTATGTGGGAAGGGCAGGAGGGTAGTTTCATCCTATGGCTGCTGTGGCAGGCAATATTGGGCTATTTTTTAATGAGAAAAACAACTGAAATTAAGGTCGGTGCGCTTGCGATACTTATGTTTATTCAGGTTTTACTTCTTACTATGATATTAGGAGTTGATGTTTTTGGAAAGTTAATAGGTATGAATCCTTTCATTTTATTGCGCGATGAAATGAATATTCCCATACTGAGTAACCCTAATTATCTATCTTTAATAAAAGATGGAAATGGTTTAAATATTTTATTGCAGAATTATTGGATGGTTATTCATCCTCCAGTTTTATTTCTGGGATTTGCGAGCGCATCGATTCCCTTTTCTTTTGCCTTGGCATCGCTTTTGAAAAAAGACTATATTGGCTGGACAAAAGAAGTCAATAGTTGGACCTTATTTTCAGTAGCAGCTTTGGGAGCGGGCATACTTATGGGAGGTCGCTGGGCTTATGAAGCATTGAGCTTTGGGGGCTTCTGGGCATGGGATCCGGTAGAGAATGCTAGTTTAGTGCCTTGGTTATTTTTAGTCGCAGGCTTGCATACCTTATTAATTTATAAAGCTACAGGCCATAGCCTTAAGGCAAGTTATATTTTATTGGTCTTGGGATTTGGCTTTGTATTATACTCTACCTTTCTCACACGAAGTGGCATTTTAGGGGATAGTTCAGTTCATTCGTTTACTGATTTAGGGATGACAGGTCAGCTACTCGTTTTCCTAGCCTTATTGCTTATTCCTGTATTTTTACTCCTTGCCTTTAATTGGTCTCGAATCCCCGATATCAAAGAAGAAGAACATACCAAGAGTAGAGAATTTTGGATGTTTTTAGGGGTACTTTTTATCGTAGTTTCTGCTATACAAGTAAGTTTTACGACATCTATTCCTGTGTGGAATAAGTTGTTTGATTTTAAGGAAAAACTAGCACCACCTGTCAATGCCAATGAGCATTATAATAGTATTCAAATCTGGTTTACGACAATAGTTTGTGCTCTGATGGCTTTCTCCTTATGGCTACAATATAAAGTCACTAAAGGATTGAAAAAGATAAAGGTTTTAGGAATTGTTTTTCTCGGTTGTTTCGTAATCACAGGTGTCCATTTGTATCTATGCGATATATTGCCTTTTCAAGAGTATGTGCTTGAAGTTAAATCTTATAAATTGACTGTTAAATTTATCTCAACGTATTTGCTCTTGTTTCTATCGAGTCTAACAATGATAGCTTGGTCTATTTATTATATTGTTTCACAATTGAGAAATTCAAACAAGCTATACTGGGGTGGGAGCATTGCACATATTGGCTTCGGATTGCTAGTTATAGGAGCTCTCATTTCACAATATCAGAAACAAGCTATTTCTCTTAATAAAGCCGGATTTGATTTGGGAAAAGAATTCAGTATGGAAGAACAGTCTAGCAATACGCTATTAATGAAGAATAAGCGAGAGGCTATGGGGAAATATTGGGTAACCTATATAGAAAAGTCAAATGTATTCAAAGGAGAGAAGTATAAAGTATTATTTCAGTCACAAAAAGATTTATCTGACTCCTTTGTAATCTATCCAGAAGCTAAAATTATCAAAGAAGGGGAGAACAATAGATTAAATCCAGAACCTGGGATTAAAAATTTCTGGAATAAAGATATATTTTCTCATGTAAGCTCAGTGCCTGATGACACCGAGACCAAAGACAAGGCAAGCATAAAAAAGGTGAAGATAAAAGATACATTTTATACCGGGAATCGATTTGTAGTTTTAGACAAAGTGACCTCTAGTGAATCTAATTCAAAAGAGCATATCGAAGCGAAGGCATCGCTGAGAATATGCGAACTCAATGGTGCCGAAGAGCCTATGGAGGTTTTTTACAAACTGAGTTTGAAGAGCCGCAGCATGGAGAATCCTATAGCGATTTCTAAAGATGGTCAATTGAAAATTAACATTGCTACTATCGTGCCAGAATTGCAAGAGTTTCATTTTGCAGTTCAAGATAGTGCTGCTACGAATGATTGGATCATATTGAAAGTATTAGAATTTCCATATATACAAATACTATGGCTAGGTTGTATCTTGATGGTGATAGGTACCCTCATGAGTATGATGTATCGAAGAAAATTTAAGAAGTAA
- a CDS encoding radical SAM protein has translation MEHFYTLQGEGYWSGHAAYFIRLAGCDVGCTWCDVKESWDETNHSSFSIEEIKTWLENCPASIVVITGGEPTLYHLEALTSMIKSMGKRTHIETSGTNELTGIWDWITFSPKRFKKPIEEYLQCSNELKVIVAHKNDLRWALEFEPKLSANTRLFIQPEWEVRTEMEPLCIQFVKENPRWNLSLQTHKYLGID, from the coding sequence ATGGAGCATTTTTATACCTTACAAGGCGAAGGTTATTGGTCGGGGCATGCGGCTTATTTTATTCGTCTGGCTGGATGTGATGTAGGCTGTACCTGGTGCGATGTCAAAGAAAGCTGGGATGAGACAAATCATTCCTCTTTTTCTATAGAAGAAATAAAGACTTGGTTAGAAAATTGTCCAGCATCTATTGTGGTTATCACTGGTGGTGAACCCACCTTATATCATCTGGAAGCGTTAACTTCTATGATAAAAAGTATGGGCAAACGCACCCATATAGAAACCTCAGGAACGAATGAATTAACGGGGATATGGGATTGGATCACCTTTTCACCAAAGCGGTTTAAGAAACCTATAGAAGAATATTTACAGTGTTCTAATGAACTAAAAGTAATCGTAGCTCATAAAAATGATTTGAGATGGGCTCTCGAATTTGAACCAAAATTATCTGCGAATACTCGATTGTTTATTCAACCTGAATGGGAGGTTCGAACAGAAATGGAACCACTATGTATTCAATTTGTGAAAGAAAATCCCAGATGGAATCTCTCATTGCAGACACATAAATATCTAGGTATAGACTAG
- a CDS encoding bifunctional 5,10-methylenetetrahydrofolate dehydrogenase/5,10-methenyltetrahydrofolate cyclohydrolase, producing MQILNGQELSKKIKNEIKAEVDELISQGHRPPHLVAILVGDDGASQTYVNNKIRSCKECGFKSSEIRKDASLSENELIAIIEDLNKDESVDGFIIQLPLPKHIDENKILLKIKPEKDVDGFTPHSIGLMTLGLDGFKPATPFGIIKMLERYHIDTKGKHCIVIGRSNIVGKPIGIMLGQNSQVGNCTVTILNSHTKNIENYTREADILIVAIGKPKMVTADMVKEGAVVIDVGITRVADDSEKGFHLEGDVDYDSVAPKCSYITPVPGGVGPMTVTMLLFNTLQARKKTLTQTS from the coding sequence ATGCAAATTCTAAATGGACAAGAATTATCTAAAAAGATAAAGAACGAAATCAAGGCAGAAGTAGACGAGCTAATCAGCCAAGGACATAGACCTCCACATCTCGTGGCAATACTTGTAGGTGATGATGGAGCTAGTCAGACTTATGTCAATAATAAAATCAGAAGCTGCAAGGAATGTGGTTTTAAGTCTTCTGAAATTAGGAAAGATGCCTCTTTGTCCGAGAATGAGCTAATAGCAATTATTGAAGACCTCAATAAAGATGAATCAGTAGATGGTTTTATTATTCAACTCCCCCTGCCAAAGCATATCGATGAAAACAAAATTTTATTAAAGATAAAACCTGAGAAGGATGTAGATGGATTTACACCTCACAGTATTGGGCTTATGACCTTAGGACTTGATGGCTTTAAGCCTGCTACTCCGTTTGGCATTATAAAAATGCTGGAAAGATATCATATCGACACCAAGGGCAAGCATTGTATAGTTATTGGGCGAAGCAATATTGTAGGAAAGCCCATTGGAATTATGCTAGGACAGAATAGCCAAGTAGGTAATTGTACCGTTACTATCTTAAATTCTCATACTAAAAACATTGAAAATTATACCCGCGAAGCAGATATCCTCATCGTGGCTATAGGTAAACCCAAAATGGTAACCGCTGATATGGTGAAAGAGGGAGCTGTTGTTATTGATGTGGGAATAACACGTGTAGCTGATGATTCTGAAAAGGGTTTTCACCTCGAAGGAGATGTTGATTACGATAGCGTAGCCCCGAAATGCTCATATATCACTCCTGTGCCTGGTGGAGTAGGTCCTATGACAGTGACCATGTTATTATTCAATACGCTGCAAGCTAGGAAGAAAACTTTAACACAGACCTCCTAG
- a CDS encoding adenylosuccinate synthase has product MSVDVLLGLQWGDEGKGKIVDFLAPKYDFIARYQGGPNAGHTIYLNGDKFVLHTIPSGIFHDKIGNIIGNGVVINPITLLGEIKTLEAAGVDIISKLFIAKKASLILPTHIELDKASEQKRGDAKIGSTLRGISPAYMDRTGRNALKIGEIFSSNFKEKYITLRDKHLEMIASMGCQADLSKENEWLQSLEDLKKYSFIDCEQYVNARLNEGKKILAEGAQGAMLDIDYGTYPFVTSSNTITGGVCAGLGVAPQKIKEVYGITKAYCTRVGSGPFPTELHDEIGEKLRKEGGEFGATTGRPRRCGWIDFVALRYACMLNGVTKLCITKIDVLNNFESIGYCDQYETSSGPTKEMPSYLTEDIKPKLEFVNGWNTNIEIGNQFSTLNDNVKDYVTLLERKIGVKANLVSVGPGREELFELA; this is encoded by the coding sequence ATGAGTGTAGATGTACTTCTCGGCCTCCAATGGGGCGATGAGGGCAAGGGTAAAATCGTTGATTTCCTGGCGCCTAAATATGATTTTATAGCACGATATCAAGGTGGACCAAATGCAGGCCATACAATTTATCTCAATGGAGATAAATTTGTATTGCACACGATTCCTTCGGGCATTTTTCATGATAAAATCGGAAACATTATAGGCAATGGAGTAGTTATCAACCCAATTACATTATTAGGAGAAATAAAGACCTTAGAGGCAGCGGGTGTCGATATCATTTCAAAACTATTTATTGCTAAAAAGGCTAGCTTAATTCTTCCCACTCATATAGAGCTAGATAAGGCTTCAGAACAAAAAAGAGGTGATGCTAAAATAGGTAGTACCCTTCGTGGTATCTCACCAGCTTATATGGATAGAACTGGTCGTAATGCACTGAAAATTGGAGAAATCTTCTCTTCAAATTTTAAAGAAAAATATATAACTCTTAGGGATAAACACCTAGAAATGATAGCCTCTATGGGTTGCCAAGCTGATTTATCTAAGGAAAACGAATGGTTACAAAGCCTCGAAGATTTAAAGAAGTATTCCTTTATCGACTGCGAACAATATGTCAATGCTAGGTTAAATGAAGGAAAAAAAATATTGGCAGAAGGTGCACAAGGTGCTATGCTAGACATAGATTATGGCACTTACCCATTCGTCACCTCATCGAATACTATTACTGGCGGTGTATGCGCTGGTCTCGGTGTAGCTCCACAAAAAATTAAGGAAGTATATGGTATAACCAAAGCTTATTGTACCAGAGTAGGTTCTGGTCCATTTCCTACAGAATTACATGACGAAATAGGTGAAAAGCTACGTAAAGAAGGAGGGGAATTCGGAGCTACTACAGGTCGTCCAAGACGCTGTGGATGGATAGATTTCGTTGCGCTTCGCTACGCCTGTATGCTCAATGGTGTGACCAAATTATGTATCACCAAGATCGATGTACTTAATAATTTTGAAAGCATTGGATATTGTGACCAATATGAAACTTCCTCAGGACCTACCAAGGAGATGCCCTCATATCTCACTGAGGATATTAAACCAAAACTAGAATTTGTAAATGGTTGGAATACTAATATTGAAATAGGTAACCAATTCTCAACATTAAATGACAATGTCAAAGACTATGTTACTTTGCTAGAGAGAAAAATTGGGGTAAAAGCCAATCTAGTTTCTGTAGGACCTGGAAGAGAAGAGTTGTTTGAATTAGCTTAA
- a CDS encoding OmpA family protein: MRIFLFSLSILLVQAVCHSQLENRKGEFGLEKIKHNNTILNLEPVYQRNPSRPVALDLADAFCYIQKYEKALMYYETALLEGPLSEKHILNYFSCLYENGDIDLARTIANEYLTRFKKSDLIAKMDTAEKMKMADPVYFEKSVHFNSVNNEYGGITYFDNFKFVNSDFTYDRKATKKSFAPYVIDYMDTGRGRPRYISIGPKLPNEYDVISHYDQVEDKVYITRTIVDPNGNKISRIIIGSLNDNFQLINVTEFPYNNPLFSVGQACVTQDGEMLYFVSDKPGGQGGADIYRCMKLEDGTWGYPINLGNKVNTAGDELYPYINPQGTTLYFASTGHSIMGGLDLNKSEKTRSHAFKKPINLGPPFNSHDDDYALTFSDDYGTEGFFSSNRTSDGKGGDDVYSFSYENNKVCKDPVKNFKIIVVDKKTRERIPNTDLKMTVKLDGRVYQDISDENGEIHLLVEGCNDFDVEATHDFYLNNLFYYDGFKKTVVIELYKKELDNIIGIDKINYEVAKYEIPTSAVPQLTKLATLLKKNRDIKIELSSHTDCRGESAANQELSQKRSEHIVKFLTNNGVYANQMVAKGYGETKLINECVDGVNCTEEQHEKNRRTEFKILEIMGKGRVNPNDPPADFKAKEPEPKQEEITQPAVETAPPAKESINNQQPVKNQQGVKSLEVE, from the coding sequence ATGAGAATTTTTTTATTTAGCTTATCAATACTTTTAGTACAAGCAGTCTGTCATTCACAATTGGAGAATAGAAAAGGTGAGTTTGGATTAGAAAAAATAAAGCATAATAATACTATCCTAAATCTAGAACCGGTTTATCAGAGAAATCCCTCACGCCCTGTAGCTTTAGATTTAGCCGATGCCTTTTGCTATATTCAAAAATATGAGAAAGCCCTGATGTATTATGAAACAGCCTTATTAGAAGGTCCTTTAAGTGAAAAACATATATTGAATTATTTTTCCTGTCTCTATGAAAACGGGGATATAGATTTAGCTAGAACCATAGCCAATGAATATTTAACCAGATTTAAAAAGTCTGACTTGATAGCTAAAATGGATACCGCAGAAAAGATGAAAATGGCAGATCCAGTATATTTTGAAAAAAGTGTGCACTTTAACTCTGTAAATAATGAGTATGGTGGTATAACCTATTTTGACAATTTTAAATTTGTCAATAGTGATTTCACCTATGACCGAAAAGCTACAAAAAAGTCGTTCGCTCCTTATGTAATTGATTACATGGATACAGGAAGAGGAAGACCAAGGTATATAAGCATTGGACCTAAATTGCCAAATGAATATGATGTAATTTCACACTATGATCAGGTAGAAGACAAAGTTTATATTACGAGAACAATTGTAGACCCAAATGGTAACAAAATATCAAGAATAATTATTGGTAGCCTAAATGATAATTTTCAATTGATAAATGTGACAGAGTTCCCATATAACAATCCTTTGTTTTCTGTAGGTCAAGCCTGTGTAACCCAAGATGGAGAAATGCTCTATTTTGTATCTGATAAACCAGGAGGTCAAGGTGGTGCTGATATTTATAGATGTATGAAATTAGAAGATGGTACCTGGGGATATCCCATTAATTTAGGGAATAAAGTTAATACCGCTGGAGACGAACTTTACCCATATATCAATCCTCAAGGTACTACTTTATATTTTGCTTCAACTGGTCACTCCATTATGGGTGGCTTGGATCTAAACAAATCAGAAAAGACAAGGTCTCACGCATTCAAAAAACCCATTAACCTTGGGCCTCCATTTAATAGTCATGATGACGACTATGCCCTCACATTCAGTGATGATTATGGCACGGAAGGATTTTTCTCTTCGAATAGAACTAGTGATGGCAAAGGAGGGGACGATGTATATTCATTTAGTTATGAAAATAATAAAGTATGTAAGGATCCTGTTAAGAACTTTAAGATAATAGTCGTAGATAAAAAAACGAGGGAGAGAATCCCAAATACCGATCTTAAAATGACTGTCAAGCTAGATGGTAGGGTCTATCAAGATATCTCGGATGAGAATGGGGAAATTCATTTATTGGTAGAAGGCTGTAATGACTTTGATGTAGAAGCGACTCATGATTTCTATCTTAATAACTTATTCTACTACGACGGATTCAAAAAAACAGTTGTAATAGAGCTATACAAAAAAGAATTGGACAACATTATAGGTATTGATAAGATAAATTATGAAGTTGCCAAGTATGAAATCCCCACTTCTGCTGTACCCCAACTGACCAAACTAGCAACATTACTAAAGAAGAATAGAGATATTAAAATCGAGTTAAGCTCACACACAGACTGTAGAGGTGAAAGTGCAGCTAATCAAGAACTCTCACAAAAGCGCTCTGAGCATATTGTTAAATTTTTAACCAACAATGGAGTTTATGCTAATCAAATGGTAGCTAAGGGTTATGGCGAGACCAAATTGATCAATGAATGTGTGGATGGTGTAAATTGCACTGAAGAACAACATGAAAAAAATAGACGTACAGAGTTTAAAATTTTGGAAATAATGGGTAAAGGACGTGTAAATCCTAATGACCCTCCAGCAGATTTTAAGGCAAAGGAACCAGAGCCCAAACAAGAAGAGATAACCCAGCCAGCTGTAGAGACTGCTCCGCCTGCAAAAGAATCCATTAATAATCAGCAACCTGTGAAGAATCAACAGGGTGTGAAAAGTCTAGAAGTAGAATAA
- a CDS encoding PD40 domain-containing protein — MSKIYSGKYLYIIVFTCLNLFGYSQPQIYQTGFSNQERQEVIENISKLEPLFQRDPTKEMAIQLADAFLYIKRFKKAISYYEYALEIGPLNEKEMANYFAALFEFGDLNAALSVSKEFYTKFGKMHLKAKMDSLEKLSKAKPVIVENYLAMNSKNNEYGLYPLFADYRILNSDYRPDQRDITVASKYMNPYAVSLRVEQDENSKFYTLINNDKFLYTITHFDPVDRRVYITQNTAIRFNLNNILNSGTTMKIYTAKIDALFKLGPLEEFKYNSPTHSVGHACVSNDGQTLYFVSDMPGGFGGTDIYRCMKLEDGTWGAPINLGKEVNSNGDEMFPYINPRGNTLYFSTSGNSIFGGLDLVKSSRSRANVFSKPTNLGAPFNSNKDDFAIIFTDENGEEGFFSSSRLDGLGGVDIYKFKTEGKPKSTKTNSNTDNPNRKVTTIKANTGTQEEEENNQDDSVDFSQKKKVEDNKNLAPTSSEEDNIDFRKK; from the coding sequence ATGAGCAAAATTTATAGTGGAAAATATTTATATATCATAGTTTTTACTTGTCTAAACTTATTTGGATATTCACAACCTCAAATCTATCAAACTGGATTCTCCAATCAAGAAAGACAAGAGGTAATTGAAAACATAAGCAAATTAGAGCCACTATTTCAGCGTGACCCGACCAAAGAAATGGCGATTCAACTAGCAGATGCCTTTCTATATATCAAGCGATTCAAAAAAGCAATTTCATATTATGAATATGCCTTGGAGATAGGACCACTAAACGAAAAAGAAATGGCAAACTACTTTGCTGCCTTGTTTGAATTTGGTGACTTAAACGCAGCTCTTAGCGTTTCAAAAGAATTCTACACCAAATTCGGTAAAATGCATTTGAAGGCCAAAATGGATAGTTTAGAAAAACTTAGCAAAGCAAAACCCGTAATTGTAGAAAATTATTTAGCCATGAATTCAAAGAATAATGAATATGGGTTATATCCACTTTTCGCAGACTATAGAATTCTAAATAGTGACTACCGACCAGATCAGCGAGATATAACTGTAGCGAGTAAATATATGAACCCATACGCAGTAAGTCTGAGGGTAGAACAAGATGAAAACTCCAAGTTCTACACACTTATAAATAATGACAAATTCTTGTACACAATTACACATTTTGACCCTGTAGATAGAAGAGTATACATTACCCAGAATACAGCAATTCGATTCAATCTAAACAACATATTAAATAGTGGTACCACAATGAAAATATATACGGCTAAAATTGATGCCTTATTTAAACTTGGACCTTTAGAAGAATTTAAGTATAATAGTCCTACGCATTCTGTGGGACACGCTTGTGTATCTAATGATGGTCAAACATTATATTTTGTATCGGACATGCCGGGGGGATTTGGTGGAACTGATATTTATCGTTGTATGAAGTTAGAAGATGGCACATGGGGAGCACCAATTAACCTTGGCAAAGAGGTTAACTCCAATGGAGACGAAATGTTTCCATACATAAATCCACGTGGAAATACACTTTATTTTTCTACATCTGGAAATTCAATTTTTGGGGGTCTAGATTTGGTAAAATCAAGCAGATCTAGAGCTAATGTTTTTAGTAAGCCTACTAATTTAGGAGCACCTTTCAATAGTAATAAAGATGATTTTGCTATCATATTTACTGACGAAAATGGTGAAGAAGGATTTTTTAGTTCAAGTAGATTAGATGGTTTGGGTGGTGTTGATATTTATAAATTCAAAACAGAGGGTAAACCAAAATCGACAAAAACGAATTCTAATACAGATAATCCTAACCGGAAAGTAACAACTATAAAAGCTAATACAGGGACCCAAGAGGAAGAAGAAAACAATCAGGATGACTCTGTAGATTTCTCTCAAAAGAAAAAAGTAGAAGACAATAAGAATTTGGCACCTACAAGTAGCGAAGAGGACAATATCGATTTTAGAAAAAAATAA